One segment of Corynebacterium atrinae DNA contains the following:
- a CDS encoding BglG family transcription antiterminator produces MATSDQYIHTLVTAHVLPASAINLHPQDALDAYNTAKITRTFVPEEGRDKDHLAGMLSAIDPEFVMLADDALTSTLPTSPGPATVVALADHLSFAVQRAQGGVALGPHPLQAEVSHLYPDEYAAARAIVEKVSSQVEVDLPESEAVAVALHLVNAGFHTDDLSDTYTMTGVFSQLFEIIDSSYDISLDRSSISAARFITHLRYFFVRARDGRQLKEGMAVLTSSLELSHPEAIQCAARLARVLELRLGIPLTEDEVAYLALHVARLSSDLTT; encoded by the coding sequence ATGGCCACCAGCGACCAGTACATCCACACCCTTGTCACCGCACACGTTCTCCCCGCCAGTGCGATCAACCTCCACCCCCAGGACGCCCTCGACGCCTACAACACCGCCAAGATCACCCGGACCTTCGTCCCCGAGGAGGGCCGCGATAAAGACCACCTCGCTGGCATGCTCTCGGCCATCGACCCCGAGTTCGTCATGCTTGCCGACGACGCCCTCACCTCCACCCTCCCCACCTCCCCGGGTCCCGCCACCGTCGTCGCCCTCGCCGACCACCTTTCCTTCGCCGTCCAGCGGGCCCAGGGAGGGGTGGCCCTGGGGCCACACCCCCTGCAGGCGGAAGTCTCCCACCTGTACCCGGATGAGTACGCCGCAGCCCGCGCGATCGTCGAAAAGGTCTCTTCGCAGGTGGAGGTGGACTTGCCGGAATCGGAGGCCGTGGCCGTCGCCCTGCACCTGGTCAACGCCGGTTTCCACACCGATGACCTCTCCGACACCTACACCATGACCGGGGTGTTCTCCCAGCTCTTCGAGATCATCGATTCCTCCTACGACATCTCCCTCGACCGATCCTCTATCTCCGCTGCCCGCTTCATCACCCACCTGCGCTACTTCTTCGTCCGCGCCCGCGACGGTCGCCAACTCAAAGAAGGCATGGCGGTGTTGACCTCCAGCCTCGAGCTCTCCCACCCCGAAGCCATCCAATGCGCCGCCCGCCTGGCCCGCGTCCTTGAGCTGCGCCTCGGCATCCCCCTCACCGAAGACGAAGTCGCCTACCTCGCGCTGCACGTCGCGCGACTAAGTTCGGACTTAACCACCTAA
- a CDS encoding zinc-binding dehydrogenase — protein sequence MKATFLYGAGDVRVDTVPDPIIQFPTDALVRTVRACVCGSDLHRYHDMPAREHGRSMGHELIAVVEEVGPEVRHISKGDFVIVPFAFQDNTCEFCREGLQTNCPHGGFYGTPEAAGLQAELARIPLADGSLVPVPGINPAIADDALLASLLSLSDVYLTGYHAAFKGSVSPGKTVTVIGDGAVGLSAVLASRQMGAERIILMGRHRDRTDLGVEWGATDVVSTRGEEGIAEVMALTNGEGSHVVLEAVGHMPAYEQAYGIVRPGGVISRVGVPQYESAPIGFGSLFGKNASLTGGPAPVRAYLEPAVTQVLSGEINPGKVFDLSLPLIDAPAAYSAMDSRTALKVMLTP from the coding sequence ATGAAAGCCACATTCCTCTACGGCGCCGGCGATGTCCGGGTCGACACCGTCCCGGACCCCATCATTCAATTCCCCACCGACGCCCTCGTCCGCACCGTCCGCGCCTGCGTCTGCGGCTCTGACCTGCACCGCTACCACGACATGCCCGCCCGTGAACACGGCCGTTCCATGGGCCACGAGCTCATCGCCGTCGTCGAAGAGGTTGGCCCTGAAGTGCGACACATCAGCAAAGGCGACTTCGTCATCGTCCCCTTCGCCTTCCAGGACAACACCTGCGAGTTCTGCCGCGAAGGCCTCCAGACCAACTGCCCGCACGGCGGCTTCTACGGCACGCCCGAGGCAGCCGGCCTCCAAGCCGAGCTCGCCCGCATCCCGCTTGCCGACGGCAGCCTCGTCCCCGTCCCCGGCATCAACCCCGCCATCGCCGACGACGCCCTCCTCGCCTCACTCCTCTCGCTTTCCGACGTCTACCTCACCGGCTACCACGCCGCCTTCAAGGGCTCCGTGTCCCCCGGCAAAACCGTCACCGTCATCGGCGATGGCGCCGTCGGCCTCTCCGCCGTCCTCGCCTCCCGCCAGATGGGCGCCGAACGCATCATCCTCATGGGCCGCCACCGCGACCGCACCGACCTCGGCGTCGAATGGGGCGCGACCGACGTCGTCTCCACCCGCGGCGAGGAAGGAATCGCCGAGGTCATGGCCCTCACCAACGGCGAAGGCTCCCACGTCGTCCTCGAAGCCGTCGGCCACATGCCCGCCTACGAGCAGGCCTACGGCATCGTCCGCCCCGGCGGCGTCATCTCCCGCGTCGGCGTCCCCCAGTACGAATCCGCCCCCATCGGCTTCGGCTCCCTCTTCGGCAAAAACGCCAGCCTCACCGGCGGCCCGGCCCCCGTCCGCGCCTACTTGGAACCCGCCGTCACCCAGGTCCTCAGCGGAGAGATCAATCCCGGCAAGGTCTTCGACCTTTCCCTCCCGCTTATCGACGCCCCCGCCGCCTACTCCGCCATGGACTCCCGCACCGCCCTCAAGGTGATGCTCACCCCCTAA
- a CDS encoding DUF559 domain-containing protein, which produces MQARGCGGFEGNAQLGPYRFDGVDHQARVVVEVNGFEYHGANNRKNYTKDLWKLNAAQRRGYIVLSFTERCVEWHLGQVVEMVMDTVRWRRATREGRTPTTPLKVEQVGLWRWHASFTHLEP; this is translated from the coding sequence TTGCAGGCGAGGGGCTGTGGGGGATTCGAGGGGAATGCGCAGCTGGGGCCGTATCGCTTTGATGGGGTGGATCACCAGGCGCGGGTGGTGGTGGAGGTCAATGGGTTTGAGTATCACGGTGCCAACAATCGGAAGAACTACACGAAGGATCTGTGGAAGCTAAATGCCGCGCAGCGTCGGGGTTATATCGTCCTCAGCTTCACGGAACGCTGCGTCGAGTGGCATTTAGGGCAGGTGGTGGAGATGGTGATGGACACCGTGAGGTGGCGGCGAGCGACCCGGGAGGGGCGGACGCCGACAACGCCGTTGAAGGTGGAGCAGGTGGGCTTGTGGCGCTGGCATGCGTCATTCACCCACCTCGAGCCTTAG
- a CDS encoding DUF3817 domain-containing protein, translating into MTTQSTAKIHPERQRRVANALKFFSVSAWVTGVFLLILVVRMVLEYVLKVEIPEWATWVAILHGWAFIIYLLSVLNLGLKARWKPVVWFTTAIAGVVPFLSFIVEANRRREVKAAFHLD; encoded by the coding sequence ATGACCACTCAGTCCACCGCTAAGATCCATCCCGAGCGTCAGAGGCGGGTTGCCAACGCCCTCAAGTTCTTTTCCGTGTCAGCCTGGGTGACCGGCGTTTTCTTGCTGATCCTGGTCGTTCGCATGGTGCTGGAGTACGTGCTCAAGGTGGAAATCCCGGAGTGGGCGACGTGGGTGGCCATTTTGCACGGGTGGGCGTTCATCATTTATCTGCTGTCGGTCCTCAACTTGGGTCTGAAGGCCCGCTGGAAGCCGGTCGTGTGGTTCACCACCGCGATTGCTGGCGTGGTGCCTTTCTTGTCCTTCATTGTGGAAGCTAATCGACGCCGCGAGGTCAAGGCCGCTTTCCACCTCGACTAG
- the purU gene encoding formyltetrahydrofolate deformylase produces the protein MTPLRTDDPRNRPSTPTGERQYVLTLGCPDATGIVAKLSTFLADKGGWITEAAYFTDPENNWFFTRQAIRAESVSETIEDLREAFAPVAAEFGPRAHWRLWDTAELKKAVLLVSREGHCLHDLLGRVAENDYPMEVVAVVGNHDNLAYIAENHGVPFHHVPFPKDAVGKRRAFEDVASIVNGYEPDAIVLARFMQILPPDFCEMWAGRVLNIHHSFLPSFMGARPYHQAHKRGVKLIGATCHYATPDLDDGPIIEQDVIRVSHKDTPEEMQRLGRDAEKRVLARGLRYHLEDRVLVYGNRTVVFD, from the coding sequence ATGACTCCGCTGCGTACCGACGATCCCCGCAACCGACCCAGCACCCCCACCGGCGAGCGCCAGTACGTGCTCACCCTCGGGTGCCCGGACGCCACGGGGATCGTCGCCAAACTTTCGACCTTCCTCGCGGACAAGGGTGGCTGGATTACCGAAGCCGCCTACTTCACCGACCCCGAGAACAACTGGTTCTTCACCCGCCAGGCCATCCGCGCCGAATCAGTCTCCGAAACGATCGAAGATCTCCGCGAAGCCTTCGCCCCCGTCGCCGCAGAATTCGGCCCCCGAGCCCACTGGCGCCTCTGGGACACCGCCGAGCTCAAGAAAGCCGTCCTCCTCGTCTCCCGCGAAGGCCACTGCCTCCACGACCTGCTGGGCCGCGTCGCGGAAAACGACTACCCCATGGAAGTCGTCGCCGTCGTCGGCAACCACGACAACCTGGCCTACATCGCCGAAAACCACGGCGTCCCCTTCCACCACGTTCCCTTTCCCAAAGATGCAGTGGGCAAGCGCCGCGCCTTTGAAGATGTGGCCAGCATTGTCAACGGCTACGAGCCCGACGCCATCGTCCTCGCCCGCTTCATGCAAATCCTCCCACCCGACTTCTGTGAAATGTGGGCCGGACGCGTCCTCAACATCCACCACAGCTTCCTGCCCTCCTTCATGGGCGCCCGCCCCTACCACCAGGCCCACAAACGCGGCGTGAAACTCATCGGCGCCACCTGCCACTACGCCACCCCCGACCTCGACGACGGCCCCATCATCGAACAAGACGTCATCCGCGTCAGCCACAAAGACACCCCCGAAGAAATGCAACGCCTCGGCCGCGACGCCGAAAAACGAGTCCTCGCCCGCGGGCTGCGCTACCACCTCGAAGACCGCGTCCTCGTCTACGGCAACCGCACCGTCGTCTTCGACTAG
- a CDS encoding non-canonical purine NTP pyrophosphatase translates to MQLLVASNNAKKLLELERLLIDAAVTGVDILPLSAVQAYSEPIEDGRTFADNALIKARAGAAATGLVTIADDSGLAVDELNGMPGVLSARWSGQHGDDAANNALLLAQMAHVPDARRSCAFVSVCALVTPSGQEFLAEGRWEGHLLREPVGSNGFGYDPLFLPADDLGAGRSSAQLSPEEKNSLSHRAKALTQLVEVIRDLAD, encoded by the coding sequence ATGCAGCTGCTCGTCGCCTCCAACAACGCCAAAAAGCTGTTGGAACTCGAAAGACTGCTTATCGACGCCGCCGTCACCGGCGTCGACATTCTCCCCCTCTCCGCAGTCCAGGCCTACTCCGAGCCCATCGAAGACGGCCGCACCTTCGCCGACAACGCCCTCATCAAGGCCCGCGCCGGCGCGGCAGCCACCGGCCTGGTGACCATCGCGGACGACTCCGGCCTCGCCGTCGACGAGCTCAACGGCATGCCCGGCGTGCTCTCTGCCCGCTGGTCCGGACAGCATGGCGACGATGCCGCCAACAACGCCTTGCTGCTGGCCCAGATGGCACACGTCCCTGACGCCCGACGATCGTGCGCTTTCGTCTCGGTATGCGCCCTCGTCACCCCCTCCGGCCAGGAGTTTCTCGCCGAGGGCCGCTGGGAAGGCCACCTCCTCCGGGAGCCCGTGGGTTCCAACGGCTTCGGCTACGATCCGCTCTTCCTCCCCGCCGACGACCTCGGCGCCGGGCGCTCCTCCGCGCAACTTAGCCCCGAGGAAAAGAACTCCCTCTCCCATCGCGCGAAGGCCCTGACCCAACTAGTGGAGGTCATTCGAGACCTGGCGGACTAA
- the rph gene encoding ribonuclease PH, whose amino-acid sequence MTSDFSRADGRALDQMRTVRITRGFTSNPAGSVLVEFGNTRVMCTASIELGVPRFKKGSGEGWLTAEYSMLPASTHDRMPRESMRGKVKGRTHEISRLVGRALRAAVDLSQLGENTINIDCDVLQADGGTRTASITGAYVALADAIAVLQAQGVVPGNPLLPPVAAVSVGLVDGHVCLDLPYEEDSRAEVDLNVVMTESGSFVEVQGTGEHGDFDRAQLNAMLDSAEKGCRELVAAQKSALGI is encoded by the coding sequence ATGACTTCTGATTTCTCGCGTGCCGATGGCCGCGCCCTCGACCAAATGCGCACCGTCCGCATCACCCGCGGCTTCACCAGCAACCCCGCCGGCTCCGTCCTCGTCGAGTTCGGTAACACCCGGGTTATGTGCACCGCCTCCATCGAGCTGGGCGTCCCCCGCTTCAAGAAGGGCTCCGGCGAGGGCTGGCTCACCGCCGAGTACTCCATGCTGCCCGCCTCCACCCACGATCGCATGCCGCGCGAGTCCATGCGCGGCAAGGTCAAGGGCCGCACGCACGAAATCTCCCGCCTCGTCGGCCGCGCCCTCCGCGCTGCCGTCGATCTCTCCCAGCTCGGCGAGAACACCATCAACATCGACTGCGACGTCCTCCAGGCCGATGGCGGCACCCGAACCGCCTCCATCACCGGCGCTTACGTCGCGCTTGCCGACGCCATCGCCGTCCTCCAAGCCCAGGGCGTCGTCCCGGGCAACCCGCTCCTTCCGCCCGTCGCCGCCGTCTCCGTCGGCCTCGTCGACGGCCACGTCTGCCTCGACCTGCCCTACGAAGAAGACTCCCGCGCCGAGGTCGACCTCAACGTCGTCATGACCGAATCCGGCTCCTTTGTCGAGGTCCAGGGCACCGGCGAACACGGCGACTTCGACCGCGCCCAGCTCAACGCGATGCTCGACTCCGCTGAAAAGGGCTGCCGCGAGCTCGTCGCCGCCCAGAAGTCCGCCTTGGGAATCTGA
- a CDS encoding MBL fold metallo-hydrolase yields MKLTILGSSGSVGAPQNSASGYLVSVDNSPSVLVDLGPGVLAALQEVQDPCDAHVVFSHLHPDHSLDFPSLLVWRRFHPTSPARGRNLCFGPSTTETYLGPLSADPPVVLDDMSDTFAFTSWTVGEEHLLGRVSVTPFPAVHPVEAYSLRIREHSSGRVIAYSGDTGWNDQLIECARGADLFLCEATWTDRGDDVPPDMHLNGAEAGRAARLAGVQKLMLVHIPPWADPFSAVAAARREFDGPIEIGLPGMVIQF; encoded by the coding sequence ATGAAGTTGACCATCCTCGGTAGCTCCGGAAGTGTGGGAGCTCCCCAAAATTCGGCCTCCGGATACTTGGTGTCCGTGGACAACTCCCCATCGGTGCTCGTCGATCTAGGCCCCGGGGTATTGGCCGCGCTGCAAGAGGTACAGGATCCATGTGATGCCCACGTGGTGTTCAGCCACCTCCACCCCGACCACAGCCTCGACTTTCCCTCGCTGCTGGTGTGGCGCCGTTTCCACCCCACTTCCCCCGCCCGCGGGCGTAACCTGTGCTTCGGTCCTTCCACCACGGAGACCTACCTCGGGCCGCTGTCCGCCGATCCGCCGGTCGTGCTCGATGACATGTCCGACACTTTCGCCTTCACATCCTGGACAGTGGGAGAGGAACACCTCCTCGGACGTGTTTCCGTCACCCCATTCCCGGCCGTCCACCCGGTCGAGGCTTACTCGCTACGCATCCGCGAGCACTCCAGTGGCAGGGTCATCGCCTACTCCGGCGACACCGGCTGGAATGACCAGCTCATCGAGTGCGCCCGCGGCGCCGACCTCTTCCTCTGCGAAGCCACCTGGACCGATCGGGGAGATGACGTCCCGCCGGACATGCACCTCAACGGCGCCGAAGCCGGAAGGGCGGCCCGCCTCGCCGGTGTGCAAAAACTCATGCTCGTGCACATCCCACCGTGGGCGGACCCCTTCTCTGCGGTAGCCGCCGCCCGCCGCGAATTCGATGGCCCCATCGAGATCGGCCTGCCCGGGATGGTCATCCAGTTCTAA
- the murI gene encoding glutamate racemase, translating to MSSPAPSPGPDAPIGIFDSGVGGLTVARTIVDQLPHESIIYIGDTANGPYGPLPIAEVREHATRIADELVDRGCKMLVIACNTASAAFLHDARERYDVPVIEVIQPAVRRALSTTRNGRIGVIGTVGTINSGAYQDLFAINPGVEAYAQACPSFVDFVERGITSGRQILGVAEAYVEPLQAAGVDTLVLGCTHYPLLTGVIQLAIGDHVTLVSSAEETAKDVLRVLTRDDLLADPESDPVRLFESTGDPEKFAQLSERFLGPGLTQVQQSTAH from the coding sequence ATGTCCTCTCCTGCACCTTCACCCGGGCCCGACGCGCCGATTGGCATTTTCGATTCCGGGGTGGGCGGGCTGACGGTGGCCCGCACGATCGTCGATCAGCTCCCGCACGAATCAATCATCTACATCGGTGACACCGCCAACGGCCCCTACGGCCCACTCCCCATCGCCGAGGTCCGCGAGCACGCCACTCGCATCGCCGATGAACTCGTCGACCGGGGATGCAAGATGCTGGTCATCGCCTGTAACACCGCTTCCGCGGCCTTTCTTCATGATGCCCGCGAACGCTATGACGTCCCCGTCATCGAGGTTATCCAGCCGGCCGTCCGCCGCGCCCTATCTACTACCCGCAACGGCCGCATCGGCGTGATCGGCACCGTCGGCACCATCAATTCCGGGGCCTACCAGGATCTCTTCGCCATCAATCCCGGTGTGGAAGCCTATGCCCAGGCCTGCCCCAGTTTCGTCGACTTCGTAGAACGAGGCATCACCTCCGGGCGGCAAATTCTCGGAGTGGCGGAAGCATACGTGGAACCGCTGCAGGCGGCGGGCGTCGATACGCTCGTGTTGGGCTGCACCCATTACCCTCTGCTGACCGGCGTGATCCAGCTGGCTATCGGTGACCATGTCACCCTCGTATCCTCCGCGGAGGAGACTGCGAAGGACGTACTGCGCGTGCTCACCCGCGATGACCTGCTCGCTGACCCGGAATCCGACCCGGTCCGGCTGTTCGAGTCGACCGGCGACCCCGAGAAGTTCGCCCAGTTATCCGAACGCTTCCTCGGCCCCGGACTCACCCAGGTCCAGCAATCCACCGCGCACTGA
- a CDS encoding MarR family winged helix-turn-helix transcriptional regulator — protein MKANESPVFMELSEQETGTWTHMWAFHSGIHSRLDSRLKQEAGVSHVEYLVLYNLARAGERRLRMSDLAQACHMTLSHFSRVITRLELQGMVARMPDSVDGRSTLAEITEQGSALLALASPGFVSEVRSMVFDHLEPEESVALGNAMRKLATAAVEHRS, from the coding sequence ATGAAAGCGAATGAGTCGCCGGTGTTCATGGAACTCAGCGAACAAGAGACGGGCACCTGGACACACATGTGGGCCTTTCACTCCGGCATTCACTCTCGCTTGGATTCGCGGCTGAAGCAGGAAGCCGGCGTCAGCCACGTCGAATACCTTGTCTTATACAACCTCGCCAGGGCGGGCGAGCGCCGCCTCCGCATGAGCGACCTCGCGCAGGCCTGCCACATGACCCTGTCGCATTTCTCCCGCGTGATCACCCGCCTCGAGCTACAGGGCATGGTGGCCCGCATGCCCGACTCCGTGGACGGGCGCTCCACCCTCGCTGAAATCACCGAGCAAGGCTCCGCGCTTCTCGCATTGGCCAGCCCGGGTTTCGTCTCCGAGGTCCGCTCCATGGTGTTCGACCACCTCGAACCGGAGGAATCAGTGGCTCTGGGCAACGCCATGCGCAAACTTGCCACGGCTGCAGTGGAGCACCGCAGCTAG
- a CDS encoding rhomboid family intramembrane serine protease, whose translation MSQFPINPTPPSPALSPSGRQRSPMRSGLMFAGVYVISIWIVHIINTIIFGGDLVYFGIHPLDLSSVWHIFSSPFLHADINHLISNTVTGAIFSFLVGASGARVWWEVTAFVVILGGAGVWLLGGVGTNHIGASGLVYGWLAYLLVRGIFNRSFSQILTGVILGVFYSGLVWGVLPGVPGVSWQAHLFGAIGGMAAGVLITSDDPPALQEKRRQKQISRGKIS comes from the coding sequence ATGAGTCAGTTTCCGATCAACCCCACGCCACCCTCACCGGCGCTGTCCCCCTCAGGCCGCCAACGTTCGCCCATGCGTTCCGGCCTGATGTTTGCCGGTGTATACGTAATATCAATATGGATTGTACATATTATAAACACGATTATTTTCGGGGGAGACCTGGTCTATTTCGGCATCCATCCGCTGGACTTGTCATCAGTGTGGCACATTTTCAGCTCACCGTTCTTGCACGCCGACATTAACCATCTCATTTCCAATACGGTGACCGGAGCGATCTTTAGTTTCCTAGTTGGGGCGTCCGGTGCGCGAGTGTGGTGGGAAGTAACGGCCTTTGTTGTCATTTTGGGCGGTGCGGGAGTGTGGTTGCTTGGTGGTGTAGGAACCAATCACATCGGAGCTTCCGGACTGGTGTATGGCTGGCTGGCGTACCTGCTGGTGAGGGGAATTTTCAACCGCAGCTTCTCGCAGATTCTCACGGGCGTCATACTCGGCGTCTTCTATTCCGGCCTGGTCTGGGGTGTATTGCCGGGCGTGCCGGGAGTGTCGTGGCAGGCGCACCTATTTGGCGCGATCGGGGGTATGGCAGCGGGTGTTCTCATTACGTCGGATGACCCGCCCGCCTTGCAGGAAAAGCGACGACAGAAGCAAATTTCCCGTGGAAAAATAAGTTAA
- a CDS encoding P1 family peptidase: MTSASLIDVPGVRLGHASLGDTGVTVVMAGSEGMIAAVDVRGGGPGTRETDLLAPHNTVDRVHAIALCGGSAFGLAAADGVMSELERVGIGFPVRGEGLPGPRVPIVPAAVIFDLFVGDAAHRPTAPDGAAATRAALEGPGDGGGVGASASIGAGCGATAGVLRGGFGQASVAVGEYVVAAGVVANPVGSVIDPQTGRLYGDPRLPAVDLGRFLGLEHPAAKLNTTIGVIATDAPVSTAQAKRLAMVGHDGIARAVRPAHSPLDGDTLFAVSTAPVPGSIDTATLGELCRAAADVVEAAIVAAIINAAPGYGLETYAALIAATR, encoded by the coding sequence ATGACGTCGGCCTCGCTTATCGACGTCCCCGGGGTCCGACTCGGCCACGCCAGCCTGGGGGACACGGGGGTCACCGTTGTCATGGCAGGTTCGGAGGGCATGATCGCGGCCGTCGATGTCCGCGGGGGCGGACCCGGCACCCGCGAGACGGATCTGCTGGCTCCCCACAACACTGTCGACCGCGTCCACGCCATCGCGCTGTGCGGAGGGTCGGCCTTCGGCCTCGCCGCCGCCGACGGCGTCATGAGCGAATTGGAACGCGTCGGCATTGGGTTCCCCGTCCGTGGGGAAGGGCTACCCGGACCGCGGGTGCCCATCGTCCCGGCGGCCGTCATCTTCGACCTTTTCGTCGGTGATGCCGCGCACCGCCCGACCGCCCCGGATGGGGCGGCGGCGACCCGTGCGGCGCTGGAAGGGCCGGGCGATGGTGGGGGAGTGGGGGCGTCGGCAAGCATTGGTGCCGGATGCGGGGCCACGGCGGGAGTGCTGCGCGGCGGATTCGGGCAAGCTTCCGTCGCGGTGGGAGAGTACGTCGTTGCGGCTGGGGTCGTGGCGAACCCGGTCGGCTCGGTTATTGATCCCCAGACGGGACGGCTTTATGGCGACCCCCGGCTGCCCGCCGTGGACTTGGGGCGGTTCCTGGGGTTGGAGCATCCGGCTGCGAAGCTGAACACGACGATCGGGGTGATTGCGACCGACGCCCCGGTGTCGACGGCGCAGGCGAAGCGCTTGGCCATGGTGGGCCACGACGGCATCGCCCGCGCCGTTAGGCCAGCTCATTCGCCCCTCGACGGGGACACGCTCTTTGCCGTGTCGACGGCTCCGGTTCCAGGTTCGATTGACACGGCCACGCTCGGCGAACTGTGCCGGGCCGCGGCCGACGTAGTCGAAGCGGCCATCGTCGCAGCAATTATCAACGCCGCGCCCGGCTATGGACTAGAGACCTACGCTGCCTTGATTGCCGCCACCCGATAA
- a CDS encoding DUF2017 domain-containing protein codes for MKSWKKKKGLMRAPKFTTVLEPMEREVLGNLTAAVSEAIIARAQSAPRDELSELTGIPSGHKDAPDDPAMARLLPDFEREGDEEYEGDNSLLRSLHENDICRAKLANLQVIAEAVGPDGGVELTLSEEEAWAFITGLNDLRLYLSATPRGIDADVDADREMLVEWLGFNQDSLLTALNGS; via the coding sequence ATGAAGAGTTGGAAAAAGAAGAAGGGGCTCATGCGGGCCCCCAAATTCACCACCGTTTTGGAGCCGATGGAACGCGAGGTCCTGGGCAACCTCACGGCCGCGGTGAGCGAGGCGATTATCGCCCGCGCGCAGTCCGCCCCCCGCGATGAGTTGTCCGAGCTCACTGGTATCCCGTCCGGGCACAAGGACGCCCCGGACGACCCCGCGATGGCGCGCCTGCTGCCCGATTTCGAGCGCGAAGGTGATGAGGAGTACGAGGGCGATAATTCCCTCCTGCGCAGCCTCCACGAGAATGACATCTGCCGCGCCAAGCTGGCCAACCTGCAGGTCATCGCTGAGGCCGTGGGCCCCGATGGTGGCGTTGAGCTCACTCTTTCGGAGGAGGAAGCGTGGGCATTCATCACTGGCCTCAATGATCTGCGCCTCTATCTTTCGGCCACGCCCCGAGGCATCGATGCCGACGTCGACGCCGACCGGGAGATGCTCGTCGAATGGCTCGGCTTCAACCAGGACAGCCTCCTCACGGCGCTCAACGGTAGCTGA
- the clpS gene encoding ATP-dependent Clp protease adapter ClpS — MATPELDEAIEVNVATAENLPWMCIVWDDPVNLMSYVAYVFQTVLGYDRKRASELMMQVHTEGKAVVSSGEKDKVEGDVKKLHVAGLWATMQQAG, encoded by the coding sequence ATGGCGACCCCGGAACTCGACGAGGCGATCGAGGTCAACGTCGCCACGGCTGAGAATCTGCCGTGGATGTGCATCGTCTGGGATGACCCGGTCAACCTCATGAGTTACGTCGCTTATGTCTTCCAAACGGTCCTGGGTTATGACCGGAAACGGGCGAGCGAATTGATGATGCAGGTGCACACCGAAGGCAAGGCCGTGGTTTCCTCGGGCGAAAAGGACAAAGTGGAGGGCGATGTGAAGAAGCTGCACGTCGCCGGCCTCTGGGCCACCATGCAGCAGGCCGGATAG
- a CDS encoding CAP domain-containing protein, giving the protein MARGLTELFTSPSGLRDLLRHIGLFVSAIGTILSMIFGSASGADPIDPVNPEQSYESPSPEEQAQLEEIRTELNTAILELRYNTPVNPVVMDVFELQSQAQKWAERTAVLGKEEATKDNVAMIQHNLPVGEASAYNFVDAWIRSEPHLNVLIDPDHTFYGIGVAQAHGRVWVTIQFSR; this is encoded by the coding sequence ATGGCCAGAGGACTCACCGAGCTTTTCACCAGCCCCAGCGGGCTGCGTGATCTCCTGCGCCACATCGGCCTCTTCGTCAGTGCCATTGGCACCATTTTGTCGATGATTTTCGGTAGCGCCTCCGGCGCGGACCCCATTGACCCCGTCAATCCCGAGCAGTCCTACGAGTCCCCCTCGCCTGAGGAGCAGGCCCAGCTGGAGGAGATCCGCACAGAGCTCAACACCGCAATCCTGGAGCTGCGCTACAACACCCCCGTCAATCCCGTGGTGATGGACGTGTTCGAGTTGCAGAGCCAGGCCCAGAAGTGGGCCGAGCGTACCGCGGTGCTGGGAAAGGAAGAGGCGACGAAGGACAATGTCGCGATGATCCAGCACAACCTCCCTGTTGGCGAGGCCAGTGCCTATAACTTCGTCGATGCGTGGATCCGCTCAGAGCCCCACCTCAACGTCCTCATTGATCCCGACCACACCTTCTACGGCATCGGCGTGGCTCAGGCTCATGGCCGCGTCTGGGTGACGATCCAATTCTCCCGCTAA